Within Blattabacterium cuenoti, the genomic segment GAAATAGGAGATGTTCCTAGAACATGAACTTTATTTTCGTAAAGTTTTAAAACTAAATTATTAGGAATTTGTCCTCCCATAGATACAATTGTTCCTTTTGGCTTTTCTAATTCAATAATATCTAATACACGTTCTAAAGTGAGTTCTTCAAAATATAAACGATCACAAACATCAAAATCGGTACTTACTGTCTCCGGATTATAATTAATCATTATTGATCGATAATCTTCTTTATTAAGAGTATTTAATGCATTGACACAACACCAGTCAAATTCTACACTGCTTCCTATTCTATAAACACCAGATCCTAAAGTTATTACTGATTTTTCATCCTCTTCATAAATTACATCATGTTGAATTGCATGGTAGGTTAAATACAAATAATTTGTATGTGCTGGATATTCAGAGGCTAACGTATCTATTTGTCTCACATATGGAACTATGTTTTTTTCTTTTCTATATTTTCTAATTTTTTTTTCTATAAGAGGAAGACTCTTTTTATCTTTTTTACTCTTCTTAAGAAAAAAACTAGCTATTTGTATATCAGAAAAACCTTCTTTTTTCGCTTTTATAAATAATTCATCCGGAATATCCCTCCAATGATTATAAGAGGAAATCTTTTTTTTTGTTTGAAAAATGTTATCAAGTTGATATAAAAACCACAGATCTATCTTTGTTAGATGATGAATTTCTTTTATGGAAATTCCTTTTTCCAAAGCTTCTTCTAGTAAGAAAATTCTTTGATCTGTAGGTTTTTTAAGAGCGGATTGAATCAGATGAATGGATTCCAATTTTTTTGTATTTTTTTCATTTATAAATCCTTGCATTCCAATATCCAACATCCGAATTCCTTTTTGTAAAGCCTCTTCAAATGAACCTCCAATAGACATCACTTCTCCTACACTTTTCATACTACTTCCAATTCTATTGGAAACCCCATAAAATTTTTTTAAATCCCATCTTGGGATTTTACATACAACATAATCTAATGCTGGTTCAAAGAAAGCAGAAGTCGTTTTAGTAACAGAATTCTTTAATTCATGTAATCCGTATCCTATAGATAATTTTGCAGAAACAAATGCTAAAGGATAACCAGTTGCTTTAGAAGCAAGCGCACTAGAACGAGAAAGCCGTGCGTTTACTTCAATGACACGATAATCTTCCGATTTAGGATCTAATGCAAATTGCACATTACATTCTCCAACTATATCAAAATTTTTGGCTATGTGAATCGCTAATTTTCTTAAATTATAATATTCAGAATTGGTCAAAGTTTGCGACGGTGCGACCACAATACTTTCTCCAGTATGAATTCCTATAGGATCAAAATTTTCCATATTGCATACTGCAATACAATTATCATATTTATCTCTAACTATTTCATATTCTATTTCTTTCCATCCTTCTAAATATTCTTCTACAACAACTTGAGAGGAATAAGAAAAAGCTTTACGGACTATCTTTTTTAGATCATCAATATTGGTTGCAAAGCCACTTCCTAACCCTCCAAGAGTATAAGCAGATCTGATTATAATAGGAAAGCCTATTTTTAGAGAAGAAGTAACAGCATGATCTATCGAATGTACCACAAAACTTTTTGTTGTTTTTATATTAATACGGTTCAACTTTTTTTGAAAAAGACTTCTGTCTTCACTGTGTATAATAGATTGAATAGGAGTTCCTAAAACTTTAATTTTGTATTTTTCTAGAATTCCTTCTTTAAAAAGCTGAATTCCACAATTCAATGCCGTTTGTCCTCCAAAAGACAATAAAATTCCTTTTGGTTTTTCTTTAGAAATAACATTTTTTATAAAAAAAGATGTAAGAGGAAGAAAATAAACTTTATCCGCAATTTCTTTAGAAGTTTGAACAGTAGCAATATTCGGATTGATTAATATAGTAAAAATTCCCTCTTCTTTAAGCGCTTTTAATGCCTGTGTTCCAGAATAATCAAACTCACCTGCTTCTCCTATTTTTAATGCCCCTGATCCCAAAATCAGTACTTTATCTATTTTTTTATTCATATACTTTTATTGACTACAGAATTGAGAAAAAGATCGAACAAAAATTCGGTATCTGTAGGCCCACCTGATGCTTCTGGATGGAACTGTACCGAAAAAAAAGGTTTCTTTTCATGAATGATCCCTTCACAAGTATTATCATTTAAGTTTTTAAAAAATACTTCCCATTCCCTAGAAATATTTGTGATATCCAAAACATATCCATGATTTTGTGATGTTATAAAACTTTTTCCTGTTTTTAGTGATAAAACGGGTTGATTATGCCCTCTATGTGCATACGGAAGTTTATAGGTCTCTCCTCCTGCCGCAAGACCCAAAAGTTGATTTCCTAAACAAATACCAAATATAGGTTGTTCTTTTTTAAGAGCCATGCGAATATAAAAAATAGGTTTTTCATAAATTTTTGGATTTCCAGGTCCATTAGAAAGAACTAGCCCGTTATATTCTTCTTTTGTAAAATCATAATCCCATGGAACTCTTATTATAGTACAATCTCTTCGTAAAAAAGAACGTAAAATATTATTTTTTAATCCAAAATCAACAAGTAATATTTTATATTTTCCATTTCCATATACAATTTTTTCATGTGTAGAAACTTTTTCAGAAAGATTATCCTTATTTGGATCATAAAAAGGAATATTTTCTTTTTCCTTTTCCATTAAAATTTTCCCCAACATAGATCCTCCTCTTTTTCTAAGCCTTTGTGCAATGAATCTGGTATCTACACCATATAATCCAGTA encodes:
- the carB gene encoding carbamoyl-phosphate synthase (glutamine-hydrolyzing) large subunit, coding for MNKKIDKVLILGSGALKIGEAGEFDYSGTQALKALKEEGIFTILINPNIATVQTSKEIADKVYFLPLTSFFIKNVISKEKPKGILLSFGGQTALNCGIQLFKEGILEKYKIKVLGTPIQSIIHSEDRSLFQKKLNRINIKTTKSFVVHSIDHAVTSSLKIGFPIIIRSAYTLGGLGSGFATNIDDLKKIVRKAFSYSSQVVVEEYLEGWKEIEYEIVRDKYDNCIAVCNMENFDPIGIHTGESIVVAPSQTLTNSEYYNLRKLAIHIAKNFDIVGECNVQFALDPKSEDYRVIEVNARLSRSSALASKATGYPLAFVSAKLSIGYGLHELKNSVTKTTSAFFEPALDYVVCKIPRWDLKKFYGVSNRIGSSMKSVGEVMSIGGSFEEALQKGIRMLDIGMQGFINEKNTKKLESIHLIQSALKKPTDQRIFLLEEALEKGISIKEIHHLTKIDLWFLYQLDNIFQTKKKISSYNHWRDIPDELFIKAKKEGFSDIQIASFFLKKSKKDKKSLPLIEKKIRKYRKEKNIVPYVRQIDTLASEYPAHTNYLYLTYHAIQHDVIYEEDEKSVITLGSGVYRIGSSVEFDWCCVNALNTLNKEDYRSIMINYNPETVSTDFDVCDRLYFEELTLERVLDIIELEKPKGTIVSMGGQIPNNLVLKLYENKVHVLGTSPISIDKVENRYKFSNAMDDLGIEQPRWKELSDLDTIFKFVEEVGYPMLVRPSYVLSGADMNVISNHEELQHYLREKITVSPEYPLVITEFIQNAKEIELDAVSQNGEILYYSISEHVEFAGVHSGDATLVYPPHNLYLSTLKEIIRTSEKIAKYFNISGPFNIQFLSKNNEIKVIECNLRASRSFPFVSKVSHFNMIELATQVLLGKKKKKIEPNFFTTNFLGVKASQFSFSRLQDADPILGVDMTSTGEVGCLGYTFDEALLKSMLSVGYTIPKKNILISSGPIESKLDLLDMVKLLYKKGYMLFATKGTNSFLSDNGIPSIRVHWPNVKKNPNVIDLIKNRKFDLIINIPKNLSQSELDNDYNIRRSAIDFNIPLLTNARLAKAFIQAFCKRSMNQLFITAWNEYII
- the carA gene encoding glutamine-hydrolyzing carbamoyl-phosphate synthase small subunit, whose amino-acid sequence is MKKNNNRTTAMLILEDGTKYEAYHFGSPVSSSGEVVFNTAMTGYTESLTDPSYKGQILTYTYPIIGNYGIPSSSHKESVQEFYESDKVQVSGLIISYYSNRPNHWNMSTSLSDWLKENKVTGLYGVDTRFIAQRLRKRGGSMLGKILMEKEKENIPFYDPNKDNLSEKVSTHEKIVYGNGKYKILLVDFGLKNNILRSFLRRDCTIIRVPWDYDFTKEEYNGLVLSNGPGNPKIYEKPIFYIRMALKKEQPIFGICLGNQLLGLAAGGETYKLPYAHRGHNQPVLSLKTGKSFITSQNHGYVLDITNISREWEVFFKNLNDNTCEGIIHEKKPFFSVQFHPEASGGPTDTEFLFDLFLNSVVNKSI